The sequence CCATCAGCACCCAGAGGGTTTTGCCAACCTGCAGAGTCAGGAAGGTCAGCGGGTGGAAAGGGGGACAGGATAGATGCAGAGTGAGGTCTGCTCTGTTTGAAAGGCTTCCTCTCCCACACAACACAGCCATTTCAAATCCCTGTGGATGCATCTGACAGAGAAAGTGAGCTCCAAGGATGCAGGATGCAGAGATGCCAGAGCTTGTGGAGTTGAGGCATGCACTGAAGACAGGCAGAGCAGACACCTAGCTGTTACTGGCACAGTTCCTCACTCCTTTAAATAGGCTGAGGCAGCAGTTACTGTGTTTAATGGCCAGCTTTTCACACACTGTCAGGTTAGAGAGGAACAAGCCTCCTGATGCTCATTTGTAGATACCAACACATGTGCTCCAGGGTTCTCAGAGCCACGCAAGTGCAGCCCTGCACTCCCTTCAGCAGACACTCATTTTGTTGAGGAATTGCTCTACTCCATCCCATCTCACCTGGATCTGGGCACTTCCAGTGGGCTGCTTCCAATCCTCAGGAAGTTATCAGAATGGgttgaggaggaggagctggaggactTGACTTCGACCATCCCTGCAGAAGGCAGCCTGTCTTcaggctgtgccctgctccAGAGCACGGCTTGTGGTGACGATgcacagctcttcctcctgTGGGATAGAGGACTTGGATGAGAACACTGGCTTTCCCACGTACTCCACCACAGCCTGGCTTTTACCCCAGCAACTAGAAGCTCTTGTTCCCACTGAAcctgccctcctccctcccaggGAGCCATGAGTAACGGCGCAGTGAGGGGGGTACACTGAGCTCAACCCATCTTAGCCCATTCTTTTATAGCTGCCCATCCACGTGACCTGGAAATCAGAGAGAGGAGAATGCAGCAGCCCACAGACATACAGCGATGGCTTTGTTTAGTCTAGCTGTAAAAATGCCTCAAGCAAGGGGCCTCCCAGCAGGGAAAGACCATTTCAATCTGCTCTGACTCTACAGAGCGTATCAGCGCAGGAGCTCAGCCCAGGTGGGTGTTTCACACGTCCTGATGAGTGTGACAGGGACACACCACCAGTATTATCTTCCCTTTCAGTGATTCCCTTCAGGGGAAGGTGACCACACTTCTGACCATGTGCTCAGAGCTGACAGTCACTCCAGTTGTAGATGCATTTCAGtcctctccctgcctgtgtTTACAGCCCCAGACTGCTCTGGCTTCTTTTCCAGCCAGCACCTTCAGGCTCAGGTGTCATTCACTGTCCATTGCTGCATGAAGCTGTTCTTCCTGGAATCTGGAAGGGCATCTCAGCTTTGAGATATCAAGCACTGTCAGCAAGTGCAGCTAAAGACAGGCTCATTGTACAGTGGAAAGCATGATATCCTCTCTTCATTTCTTGAAGTGTGTCCACCCTCAAACATCACGCCACAGCCTCTCTCAAGCATTATTCATCTCATGTTATCATAGCTGCCAGCATAGCTGCACAGCCTGCAGAAACAGGCTTGTACAGCTAAAAACCAAATGCCTCTCCCTGCAAAGAGGCCTCAAGGCCACTCTGTTTTCAGGGCAACACAATGAAGCACGTCCCCTCCTCTCCCTACTCACGCTATGCACAGCTCAGCTCACCCAGCTTGTGGCAAGATCTGTCTGTTCTCTGGACTACAACAGCCTGCAGCTAGACCAATGCTAAGCACTCATGGGCAGGCTCCCAGTGTTCCCTTCCCCAAGCTCATACCCACAACACAGGCCTAAACCATCCCTGCGGCAGCAGCAGCTAACCCCAACACAGCCTGATGTCCCCcacaggaaggaaagcaaaccaGAGTTAGAAAACACAGGACAAAACCAAGCCCTGATACACAGAAGTGCAGCAGATCTCTTCCAGCATGCTCTGACCACTTCACATCTTGGGAAAATCATGTGTAGTTTGTGCTGCAGGATCCAGCCTCGATGTCCTGAGCACTCAGAGCAAGAGAAGTGTGTCCAGTTTACCATCCTGCAGCCAAGCAAGTGCAGAGTTGTTCTCTACTTGCTGCAGTCACTTTGCTGTGGACTGGTAGGCTCTGGGTGTTCAAGAGGACTCTGCTGCTCACTTAGCAAATGCAGTTTGGGACTCTCCATTTCCATTTTGTGAGTCTCCaggaagatttctttcttctcctcttcagcAGTTTATAAATTGAATCCCAATGTGCTTTAGAAAGGCTGCTGCCACTGGCATGGCTGCAGGCTGAGTCCCGGAGGAATTCCATCTGCCTCCAGCCCAACccagatttaatttaaaatcactgCAATATAAAATAGCGTCTTCACATGtgctgagggagaggagaggaaaattaAACTGAGAGGGGCaaccctgcagcagggctctgaAATCCCCAAACAGCACCAGAAACTCCACAAGCAAAGCACAACGGCTGTCCCAGGGCAGCAGAGAGGCCAGATACCTTCCCCAGTCCTCACTTCCAGCCAGCCACCTGCATTCCCAGCAGAGTCCTATGTGACCCCTATCAATAGGGAACACTGAGAATTCCATGTTCTCCCCCAGAAGTATCTCTAAGCAGCACTATAGGCAGCAACCTGCCTTCAACTCACACCTCAAGCTGTCAGAGGGGATTCTTGGCCACCCAGCCCAGCCACCACTAACTGCAGACACTCCCCTCTATAACCTCTTCCATAAACTGATTAAGCTTCATTTTAGGGCAGCTAAACTGACTCCACTTTCCCCTGGGGAGGCTGCTgccaaatgtaatttttctggtAGTTTGGAACCATCTTTTAGAAGTAATGAAATCCTTTCTGGAGGAAGTTTaacagtgaaacagaaacaaagctgcTTTACTCTTATCAGGGGACAAACTTCAGGAGCATCCCTACAGGAGCCTGACAGGCTTTAACACGGGTTTGTCTCCAGGTTTTGGTGCAGAAGATTTGTAACACAAGCTGCAGCAAAACCTCTGACAAACTCCTCCCTGCACTGTAAGGAACCCACACCACAGAGAGCAGATCTGGAGGGTGAGGGACTTCAGAAGTATCTTTTCTACTGTGCTCAGAGCCTGCTCCTGTTGTTGTGCAGCCCACTGAGTGGTTATCCCCTTACCATGCTGCTTGAGCCTGGGCTCCTGCTGGCATCAGCTCCACTGCTTCATAGGTGAAGCTCCCAGCTGCTCCAGGAGAACTTTCCATCCCCAGGGAGAAGTCGCTGCTCAGGCTCGTGGTGCTGCCTCGGTCTCTCTGctctacagaaaacaaagcagagctaCTTGAAGGCCAGCCTGGTCTCACTTCCTCTCCCTTTCAGCAACACAATTCCCACATgctctggggctgtgctggtgcGAGGCCCCGAGGGAAGCATACCCATTTGTAGTCACCTTGATGCTGGGAACCCAAGCCCCCAAGCGATCAACCATtaccagcacccatgggtgctgaaGCTTGGCAGCAGCACTCACTGAGCATGCAGATCTCTTCCAGGGTGAAGCCAGGTGGCAAACTCTTCcttctggggaaggaaagacaCAGTTATCTCAGGCACACTTCAGGCCACAGCCACATCTGTGCAGCGCACAGCAGATCAGAGCAGTGGGGAGTTAGCTGTGCATGGGCAGAGCGGAGGGGATGGGGCTGCTGTGCAGCATCCCACTGTCCTAACAGTCCCAACCCTCTGCTTTGAGACGGTGGCAACAGGCTGTGGGCAGACACGTGCTTATTCAGAGCTCCCAGGGTGGGCTTTGGGTCTTTCTGCCCCTCCTGATACAGGAAAGGGTTTAATGCTCAGCAGCGTGTTAAAGAACCAGCCAGCCCGCTCCTGCCAGCAGTGCCTGGTGGAGCTTGCTGCAGCCTGCTTGAGCCAGAGCACACAGCTCTGGCTTCATCCGTGCTACAGCAGCTACGGCCAGTCATTAAGCAGAGAGCACGTTTCAGCATGGACAGTTTTTCAGAGCACAACATGGCACCTCACAAGCCTCTGCCCCATTTTGCAGCCTTCAGAGTGcagaataaattaaagaaaagtgGGCCAGGACACCAGGGCTTCCATCTCCCCAAAGGAACAGCACTAACAAgctccctggctctgcagcccatgcagcagcaggcacaagCTCCTTACCTCTGCGACTTCACAGCAGAGAACTCCTCAGAGGTGATGTGCTTCAGAAaattgaagcagaaaaagaaaatctgagcaaagggagagagaagagcgGTTCAGGAATGAACCCGAGGCTCCATCAGCCTCTTATCTTGgtggggagctgctggcaggcaggagaTAACAAGAAATCTGCAGCTACCAGCTTCCCATATACCATGGGCTGCCACCATCCCATCCTGGGCCTTCTCTTGCACATTAAGCTGACCCTCTGCTCCCTGTCACGGTGAGGCCCAGGAGGGAAGGTGTACAGTGTCTCCTTAGCAATGCCTTGCACACATGCTGCAAACACATGGTGGGTACTTGTGCCATCAGCACAGAATGGCAAAGAGACAgccccaggagctgcctgtACATCCAGGTGAGCAGCAAACCCAGCGGGacccttctcctcctgcagtgGGTTGCAGGGAGTGCTAGAGGCAGCCATGCACCTCCTCTCCTGTCGCAGCTACTGACCCTGCCCTTGGCCAagcaggcaccagagcagagttgCCAGGCTCAAgtcagcagagctctggggaAGCAATGGATGGGAGGAATGATACTAACACAGAGGTGCTGGACCCctaaaagatggaaaataggCCAAggtcctggctctgctgttcAGAAGCAGGGGATTTCCTAGTGAGGTGAGAGTCTGAGGAGCAGGAGATCAGCTACACGGTTAGACATGCTTCCCACCTCTTGATTTCTACCCAAAAAATGATTCTGCAATTATAGTCGGAGCAAtcattttttgctgttaaacAGTGAAAGATTTGAAGAGAATTAGTTCCACTAATCTTAACTGCCTCCCAAACCCATCTGTGCACCCACAGATACACCCTAAACATGACACACTGGAaccagcacaagcagctgggGTGACGTGCAAGCcacatgcagctgcagcacccaggaaGGAGGACTGGTGCTTAGGACAAGCACATGAGACTGGACAGCTTTATTGCCAGGCTCCCAGGAGCCACAGGCCTTAAGCATCCCTTCTCATTGCTGAGCTGAATAGCAAGTCCTACCTAGCACCCTGGGGCCTGAACTGTAATGGCACAGCAGAACTGGCAGGGATGACACCCCCCAACCAAACTCTAGCCCGAGAGAAAAGCATTCCCTCACCTTATACATCAGGCAGTGATGGGACAAGGCTCCTACCTCGTATTTCCAGCACCTGAATAATCTTTTCAGAGCCCAGCCAAAGCACTGATATcaccagaagcagcagtgaatgCTGCTCCTGTAAACCAGTGTCCTGAGAACAAAAAGCAGTGCTCAGCCACTGCCCCAGAGCACTCACCTCTTCTCCTTTACTGAGTCGATCGACTAACATGTGCCTGGAAAGAGAGCAAGGGAAGCTCAGTCATACACTGGAAGCCAGAACGAGCAGAAGAGCACAAGCTGTCAAGAATGGCCCCATTCCTGAGCCTCCAGGTAAAAAAAGGCATTAGTCCCTCTTGTCACAGCTCACTGGGAGCTGCCCCAATGTCCACCTTTGGTTGTGAGTAAACACAAACCCCCTGAaggctgcttccctgctgtgcagggatgtatgcccatggcagggggtttgggaACTAGATCTTAAGGgcctttccaacctaaaccattctatgattctatgtatatGCAAGTAAAACTTAGTGTGCTTACCCAAAGAGAAACCAGTCATAGGCCACCGTTAGATAGAGAATCTCAGATGGCTCCAGGGACGCATGGATCAGCCCATCCTGCAAAGCAAATGAGAACAGCCTTcaggcagcagccctggggactTGGGAATTCATCATCTACTGGCAGCTGTCATGGTGATCCAAGATGCCCAGCTTGTTCTGCCTGTGATACAGCGTTCTGATGGCAGGAGAGCATGTTGGGCTCCACATCAAAGCCAATCCACACCCTCCCTTGAAGCCAAAGTAGCCAAAAAGAACATTAACTGCTCCACAGTCGCTCACCCTCCAAGCAATCACCCCCAGAAGTGGAGCAGGTCAGTCAGGTACTCACAGCCCACAAGGAGAGGCGCAGCAAGGAGATGAAGAGAGGAGTTCGATCCCAGCCGGATATACAGTGCACCAGGAGCCCGCTGTCATCTGCTCcaggcagggggaggaaggagaaggaaagaaagccaCGTTGCAGCAAGAACAATGACTTTATGGCAAATGTGTAAAGACAAGCTGCCCTCTCAGGCTCAAGAGCAGAGCTCATCCACCAAACCAGAACATCCTGTCTTGAATCCAGCAGCCCACGAGCGGCTCAGAGCATCCTGGGCTGTCAGCAGCCCTGGCTGATGTGCTGTCCTGGTCCTGACAGCTGCTCAGGACATGAAGTCACCAGGTATGAACATCACTCTGCTACCCAGGACGTGCACCCACCCAGCTGCAACCCTCTATCAGCATCTATTCCCTCATCAGAGAGAAACCTGCTCCAACTGAACGCTTTTCCAGTCTCTCCCCAATACACACTGAGCAggggcacacacacactcctgtGATCTCCAGAAAATCCACAGTGTGTCCCaaaacagctgctgcaggagtcTGTAGCTGGCTCCATCCATCCAACAGCGCTAGGTACAAAGTCACAGTGCCCAGAGGGAATGGGATGCCAGCACAGGGCAAAATACACCCTTCAAAGATTGGGTGTGATGACAGAGGATGGATAAAGGCTCTTAAATAGGCACTTAATGAGACCCTGGGTTGGGGGGACAAAACATAAGTGTCCAGCAAAATAAGGGCAAGAGTCAACAAGCAGAGgagcaaatgtttctttttttcagctttacagCAGTAAAACATTAGTTAATGTTTTCAgacatccctccatccctgaGAGGACAGGGCTTTCAAGGAACCAGCAAGTGCCTCTCCAAGAAGGGAGCTGGAGCCCTGAGATACTGGCATCACCCTGTTctgaagggagagaagggaagctGTCTAGAAAGTGACTCTTCTGTATTGGGAATTGATCCACAGTGGCACTAATATGATGATATTGGAACAGTGGATGATGAGCTGTTCTTCCAGAGACAGCAACTAGTCCAGTTCAGACTGCCTGGAGCAAGAAGTTTGCCTTACCATCACTATTGATGATGGAGATGAGCAGCTTCAGGTAGTTCTGTGTCTGTTGTACAAggtcccagctctgcagagagagagatgttGATGATAAAGATCTGCCCATAGCAAAAGGCTGCTCTGCAGTTCAGAGCCTCTCTGCATCACAAATACAGCCTGAAACTTGCACTTGCCAACATCTCTGCCCAGAGAAGCACCTCAACTAGGGGTGACAGTTCATCTGTCCTTTGGCAGCATGTTCCAACAGATCATCCTCAAAACCAACACGCAAgacttctttttcccatttgaaGGTCTGATTTCAGACTGCAGGCATTGCTTCCTGTGTAGCCTTTCTTCCCCAGATTGAAGAGTGCTTTGGAATTAGTATTTTCTCCCTGCAAATGTACTTCTACATTAATCAAGTCAACCCTCCATCACCTCTGTGATTAGCTGGAGCCTGAGAACTTCAGCTTTAAGTGAAGCACTTTCTCCAGTCCTCAGATCACTTCTGCATCTGCATTTATGACACCctccttattttttaatatcctttgtAAAACACTGGCTGCTCAGTATTCTAGTCAACAAGTTTGTAGGCATAAACAAGCTGTGCTCCCATCAGTTCTGCTTCAGCACTGCCAGCTGCTTTTGCATgattctgctttatttaaatcACTGACTGACGAACACTGGCCCAGCACGGGGAGCTCTGCTACTTCTGTGGTGCTTCCAGCCAGAGAGCACACGAGTGTGACGTGCTCCAGCACGGCCAGTCATCACCAAACCTGGGGGGGCTGGTGGGTCCTCTGATGTGAGACATGGAGCACAGTGAGCAGCAGTATAAGGTGATGCTCCCTGGTATGAACAGAGGCAAACCTTGAAGCTTGGCCAAACAGAGGAGTTCAGTTATCATTTGTGATGCTGTTGCAGTAACAAGGAGACATGCTGCAGCCAAATATGATTCTCTACTCTCCTCCCAAAGGCCAGGCACCATGAAGAAGGTGCCAAGTCCCTtggctgctgctcacagaagGGAAGGCTGACCTCTCTCAAGACTCTCCACAGTGAAGGAAGTCTATGGACTACAGGTGTGTGCAGAGCTAAGATTGTGAACAAGTAACACTGCTTTTCCTGgcctgtttcttccttttgttagCAATGTAATTCCCTAAGGGATTGCTTTACACAAGCTACAGAACAAGCTTGGGCATTACAGCCACCTGCCTCAGGACACACCAAGCTTTTGGGCAGAGGATTTCCAGTGCCAATCTGAAGAGCCAAGTAAGCAGCCTCGCTCCCACTGGGATGGTATGAAGTGAGCCAGATTATGGCAACAGGAGCAAGTCAGGCTTCAAACCTTTACTGATCCTTCCTGAATGAATCCCTGAGCTCCCACGAAGAAGCCTACTTTGCTCACCTGGTACTCGCTCCAGTCAATGTTCAGAGATTGGGTCAGAGACACTGGGATACTTAATGGAGCATCTACATAATCCTGCAAAAACCAAATACAACTGGTCAGAGAAAAGCCCTGATCTGAAGGCAGCGactcagcaaaaccaaaacagtaaaTGCCAAATGGTGCATCTAAAAGGAAACGTCTCAGCAAAGCATCTTTAGATGCTAAAAAATGAAGTGGTAAGAATTAACTCATAGCCTCTTAGAAGGACTAGTGGACAAGAGGAGCTTTTCTGTGCTCCCAATGGTGGAAATCAGGGATCAGGTATGTTAGTTTCTGAATTCCTGTAGGGCTGCTCCACTCAAGCATCCCCCTCAGCAGGAGGTGGAATATGAAGACAGAGCTAACAGAGGCTATCAATAAGATATCAAATTCAAAACGAGGAGAAACCCACACCCTGCATGAGAGGTCAAGCAGGATTTCAGGATAACAATTCATTTCTTTTGCATACAGATTTTACAACTAATAATTCAGTACATTCACTATCAGTTTTGTTTGTCCTGATGGTTTCCTCCTTGTGAGCAGGAATAAGCCTACGACATGTAGACCCTGCTCAGGAATTCTGAGAGGAGACCTAAGCCCACTAAACCCCACAGGTCTCCATTTTGTAACATCCATGTACCTGTTTCCAGTTAAATATGAGACCTTCAGCTGTATAATCCCGGTCTTTGTAGTCCTTAAAAAATTCACAGCctgcaagaaaaagagataatgAACAGTTCAGCTGACTGATATGTACCCACTGAAGTGCCATGTGGGACTGGAAGTGCTGGCTCCAAAGCACCAAACTAATCAAAACTGCTGCCTGTGGGAAGAGAAGAGCAGTAATCATCAGTGAGTGCAGCACGGCCTCCCAGCAGCACAACCCAGAGCACTCAGCAGTGAGCACACTCACACAGCAAAGGGCAAACCCCAGACTCAAGCTAATGTGGAGTTTGAGGGACTGGTTTCGTTCTTTCCCAAATAAGAGGTTTCACCAAGGAGCTGTGCTGCCCGGGGCCACGGGCTTTTGCACACATCTAAAGGCATCAGCTGCTTGAGTGAGAGGGAACCGAGTGAGAGGGAAGCAGCAAAAGGAGGTGTTAGCAGAGCCCTGGGGAAAGGCAGCTTTCACAGGGCATCTGCTGCAGGCAACAAGAAAGGGCTCTGCCAGAGGCTGCTGTGATTCCtctcacaaacacacaaactgcCCTATCTGAAGGAAGCAGGTACATAACCACTTCCAAGGCTTCCCCCAAGCCCTTCCCTCCCGAAGCTTGGCCTTTGGCTCTGCTCTTTTCAAACAACTCTTTGAAGTCTCTGCAGCAAACTGCAGTCACTTCTCACAGCTGAGCAGTACCATCAGCACTGAGGCTGCCTGCAGGATACACAAACATCTCTCCCAATGCACTGTGTGTGCAGAAGCAGTGCCAGAGTGCCCCTGAGCCTACAAGATACCCCTGTGCCAGGCACTGAGCACAAGCCATGATTCCCACCCTGCAAGTCACAAGTAACTCCAatggtggaaaaaaatctgtgcaagGACAGGACTAGCCCTCAAAAACGCAGAGTCAGGCAGCATCTGTCAGCTGAGACCTAACTCCAGTTAAACAACAGCTTAAAGCAAAGAATGGGGGACTGTGGCAGTAAGTATTGGCATCTGTAAGTGCCAACTACCAGTCAAATGGAGAAGAGGGGTTTTCTGCACTGGAGAGCACAAAAATTTCTACAGATAACCCTCTTCAAGCCAAGTCTTTCACCCCAGACAGTCATAGAGGGACACAGGTGAGTGGTGGACTTTGCAGTGCTgagttaatggttggactcgatgatcttaaaggtcttttccaaactaaacaattctgtgattctatgtctgGACACTGACTCGCTCATCTAAGACAAGAGgatctctcttcttcctcatccttTACAAACCCTCCAAAAGACCTGTGTATTGCCTCTCGTTCTAAGTTTGGTGAGGAATATGCTGGCAACATACACTTGTGCCATGGGCTACAGAAATTAATAACTCCTATTTCTGTACACCTCAGCAATCTGCATGGCAATCTCGACAGAAATCCTCATGCAGCTTCTCTGAATTGTCACTGATTTCTGTATGAAAGGAAATACACCTTTAAATTGGTATATTtctcactgtgagggtgctgacgcgctggcacagggtgcccagagaagctgtggctgccccatccctggcagtgttcaaggccaggttggacacaggggcttggagcaacctgctctagtggaaggtgtcccggcccgtggcagggggttggaactggatgagctttaagctcccttccaacccaaaccattctagggtTCTACgaaacaaaatacatatttaaggGCAACAACTAGTAATCCAGGAAAAGTTTGGGTTTGGATCATCCACAACAGTTTTGCGGGTTTTGTTTcggctttttcttctcctcttcctttctctgtgtgcaaggaagaaagcagagtcCTTTCCTGCAGACAGACCTCAGGCAGAGCAGCCTCACATCCAATCCTGTCaccagcaggcaggcagcaataTTCAGCTCATCTTGAAGAGCACAGCGAGTGACCCAGCAGTGGTTGCTAGGCACAGGGACTAATATAGCCAGGGAGACGGGCTGGAGTGGTCTGCATCAGAGCTGTACATTGCAGGCTCAGGTTAACAGCTCTGCCTGGCACTGAGGACATCTTACAATGGTGCTCTGCAACACTAGCACTAGAAAATACTCTTAGGAATTGGGATTTTGTATAACACAGGGCAAGATACAAATTTTGCATCAAATAGTTTGGAGCTGCAGGGGTTTCAAAGGCCATCTTAACCCCAGCTCCACCTCTGGGACTCTTTCTCTGCACTCGAATTAACTGGAACTgctgagaaattattttgttaccTGAAAGAGTGCCTAATGCTGACTCacaccagcagagcagccacatTACTGCACGGTTTAAATGAGCTTTTCTCCAGAGGGAGCATAGGAAACATTGAGCAAGCCACAGTCATTTCACCACACAGACATACAGAGAGTTCCCAGTCCCCAGAAGCAGATTGTCACCTGTCCCTTGGGAGTCCCTCTGGACATCAGTCCTGTACCTGGATATGGGATGGAGAGAAGCGTGAAGTCAGCATAACGTTGAGCTTTGTCCACCTTCTCA comes from Strigops habroptila isolate Jane chromosome 11, bStrHab1.2.pri, whole genome shotgun sequence and encodes:
- the MTMR14 gene encoding myotubularin-related protein 14 isoform X2; the protein is MAAARGCPPAGCGDRALAELLLEFSRAQYRAKDGGGAAAAKVDRIERRCLELFGRDYRYSVISNAHGEVCAHYPRHIVLLERDAGAGRDPFESTVQVGKLQDLINRSKMARCRGRFVCPVILYKGKHICRSATLAGWGELYGRTGYNYIFSGGSDDAWADAEDISEEDSALRNADSQLFDKVRGHDIKLLRYLSVRYICDLMVENKKVKFGLNVTSSEKVDKAQRYADFTLLSIPYPGCEFFKDYKDRDYTAEGLIFNWKQDYVDAPLSIPVSLTQSLNIDWSEYQSWDLVQQTQNYLKLLISIINSDDDSGLLVHCISGWDRTPLFISLLRLSLWADGLIHASLEPSEILYLTVAYDWFLFGHMLVDRLSKGEEIFFFCFNFLKHITSEEFSAVKSQRRKSLPPGFTLEEICMLKQRDRGSTTSLSSDFSLGMESSPGAAGSFTYEAVELMPAGAQAQAAWRKSCASSPQAVLWSRAQPEDRLPSAGMVEVKSSSSSSSTHSDNFLRIGSSPLEVPRSRLVSASDRESRLEEVRSSFLASYSRTIGLKAVPPSPSGAIGGLLEQFVRGVGLRGSSTL